The Micromonospora sp. NBC_00421 genome contains a region encoding:
- a CDS encoding dTDP-4-dehydrorhamnose 3,5-epimerase family protein, whose product MTVRPLDIDGAFLISSRSFTDDRGVFFEAYREDVLAEVLGYPPKLVQTNYSVSHRNVLRGVHGAAVPPGLAKFVTCVRGSMLDFVVDLRTGSPTFAKWDMIVLDGRGASSIYVEEGLGHAFVALDDDTCVQYHLSELYRPQDVITVHPLDPEIGLPLRLPGAPVLSDRDAAAPSLREAVERGLLPGYDACLALRATRAHQSVTPEVPVGSWTAG is encoded by the coding sequence ATGACGGTACGGCCGCTGGACATCGACGGCGCGTTCCTCATCTCGTCCCGGTCGTTCACCGACGACCGTGGGGTGTTCTTCGAGGCATACCGGGAAGACGTGCTGGCCGAGGTGCTCGGGTACCCACCGAAGCTCGTCCAGACCAACTACTCGGTCTCGCACCGGAACGTGCTGCGGGGCGTACACGGGGCGGCCGTCCCGCCGGGCCTGGCCAAGTTCGTCACCTGCGTCCGGGGCTCGATGCTCGACTTCGTGGTCGACCTGAGGACGGGCTCACCGACCTTCGCGAAGTGGGACATGATCGTCCTGGACGGGCGGGGGGCCTCCTCGATCTATGTGGAGGAGGGGCTCGGGCACGCCTTCGTCGCGCTGGACGACGACACCTGCGTCCAGTACCACCTCTCCGAGCTCTACCGGCCGCAGGACGTCATCACGGTGCACCCGCTGGACCCCGAGATCGGCCTACCCCTCAGGCTCCCCGGTGCGCCGGTCCTGTCCGACCGGGACGCCGCGGCGCCCTCGCTGCGCGAGGCTGTCGAACGGGGCCTGTTGCCGGGCTACGACGCCTGCCTGGCGCTCCGGGCGACCCGCGCACACCAGTCCGTCACCCCCGAGGTGCCGGTCGGGTCGTGGACCGCCGGCTGA